The following coding sequences are from one Pigmentibacter sp. JX0631 window:
- a CDS encoding S8 family serine peptidase translates to MQIRFKNIALFSALVISMLSSCKKNIDYDSENIKSENKYPEENKSNDLLIDEDNKPDSVVSTDKFCTDLLDESKNPLGKYQWHLYNTGSTSFTTDSPKEGEDINVYSVLKNECLSGNGVYVGVVDSGLEIKHPSLSPNIENVINKSKTWSINFRNNGFDKNDPSPTHDDDRDHGTMVSGIIAMRSNLGFGGSGVAPRAHLAGYNTISREGQTFQNFLDSLGASDAAKGNDIFSMSFGSNNLSQLKEDVPSVKASAEAFKLGTKTLRNGKGAIYVKAAGNGFSSLGLGSDSSCESAVKFKLSCQNSNMNFETTMAEVITVGALNAVGKKSSYSTTGSSLWISAPGGEFGKNKAWIEEKLKNINETIDWSKYRPTLGEPAIFTTDVSGKEYGASKVIDYTKKDPILQIGNSFNACDINENKNGNYTNSMNGTSSATPVTSGSIALILEANPNLTWRDVKYILAKTATQVDSSFNGINIQLENGSNYQAELGWVTNKAGFHFSNWYGFGRINVAEAVKLAKNYSSILGNYIENDWVKPVGMNFNELIKSGDLNGFTSEIQIDKKDSLVIESLQIRVSLNSKYIGDNSLELISPSGTKSIIWNAANAFSKNGNLTDMQLQSNAFYGEESAGKWKLRIINTGIHKIDATFKGWKLKVSGH, encoded by the coding sequence ATGCAAATTAGATTTAAAAATATCGCATTATTTTCTGCTTTAGTTATATCTATGTTGTCATCTTGTAAAAAAAATATTGATTATGATAGTGAAAACATTAAATCAGAAAATAAATATCCTGAAGAAAATAAATCAAATGATTTGCTGATTGATGAAGATAATAAACCAGATTCGGTTGTTTCAACTGATAAATTTTGTACAGATCTTTTGGATGAAAGTAAAAATCCTTTAGGAAAGTACCAATGGCATTTATACAACACTGGAAGTACCTCCTTTACTACAGATAGTCCTAAAGAAGGAGAAGATATCAATGTTTACTCTGTCTTGAAAAATGAATGCCTCAGTGGAAATGGTGTTTATGTAGGTGTTGTAGATTCAGGTTTAGAAATTAAACATCCTTCATTATCTCCAAATATTGAAAATGTAATAAATAAATCTAAAACTTGGTCAATTAATTTTAGAAACAATGGTTTTGACAAAAATGATCCTTCTCCAACGCACGATGATGATCGTGATCATGGAACAATGGTTTCTGGGATAATTGCAATGCGCAGTAATTTAGGATTTGGAGGTTCAGGAGTTGCACCAAGAGCACATTTAGCAGGTTATAATACTATTTCTCGAGAAGGCCAAACTTTTCAAAATTTTTTAGATTCTTTAGGTGCTTCAGACGCAGCTAAAGGAAATGATATTTTTAGTATGAGTTTTGGATCAAATAATTTGAGTCAGCTAAAAGAAGATGTTCCTTCAGTAAAAGCATCTGCTGAAGCATTTAAATTAGGTACAAAAACATTAAGAAATGGAAAAGGTGCCATCTATGTAAAAGCTGCTGGAAATGGCTTTAGCAGTCTTGGTTTAGGATCTGATAGTAGTTGTGAAAGTGCAGTTAAATTTAAGCTATCTTGTCAAAATTCCAATATGAATTTTGAAACAACAATGGCTGAAGTTATAACTGTTGGTGCATTAAACGCAGTGGGAAAAAAATCATCATATTCTACAACAGGCTCTTCTTTATGGATCAGCGCCCCTGGTGGAGAGTTTGGAAAAAATAAGGCTTGGATAGAAGAAAAATTAAAAAATATTAACGAAACAATTGATTGGTCAAAATACAGACCAACTCTTGGAGAACCAGCAATATTTACTACAGACGTGAGTGGTAAAGAATATGGCGCAAGTAAAGTTATAGACTATACAAAGAAAGATCCTATTTTACAAATAGGAAATTCTTTTAATGCTTGTGATATCAACGAAAATAAAAATGGTAATTATACAAATTCGATGAATGGTACTTCTTCAGCAACTCCCGTTACGTCTGGAAGTATAGCTTTAATTCTTGAAGCTAATCCAAACTTAACATGGCGTGATGTAAAATATATTTTAGCTAAAACAGCAACGCAAGTTGATAGCAGTTTTAATGGAATTAATATTCAATTAGAAAATGGTAGCAATTATCAAGCAGAATTAGGTTGGGTAACAAATAAGGCAGGGTTTCATTTTTCAAACTGGTACGGATTTGGCAGAATAAATGTAGCAGAAGCTGTTAAATTAGCAAAAAATTATAGTAGCATTTTAGGAAATTATATCGAAAATGATTGGGTAAAACCCGTGGGAATGAATTTCAATGAATTAATTAAATCAGGTGATTTAAATGGATTTACTTCCGAAATTCAAATTGATAAAAAAGATTCTTTAGTAATTGAAAGTTTACAAATAAGAGTTTCTTTAAATAGTAAATATATTGGTGACAATAGTTTAGAATTGATTAGTCCAAGCGGGACTAAAAGTATTATTTGGAATGCAGCTAATGCATTTTCAAAAAATGGAAATTTGACTGACATGCAACTCCAATCAAACGCTTTTTATGGAGAAGAAAGCGCCGGTAAATGGAAATTAAGAATAATTAATACTGGTATTCACAAAATTGATGCAACTTTTAAAGGTTGGAAATTAAAAGTTTCTGGTCATTGA
- a CDS encoding S8 family serine peptidase yields MSLNGKYLALFSVSAFAVSFLSSCGKSNNSANNAEDKYLSTQNSNVLNAGDTERHCTDLSDSSKNPLGKYQWHLKNTGQKAFATSPGTPGEDINVDTVLKDDCISGQGVSVAVVDSGLQISHPSLKKNVENNTKARSINFRDNRLLSNDPSPVADDDDDHGTMVSGIIAMRSNLGFGGSGVAPRAKLTGYNIIQAEAGVQQFQNFVDSLGGSDDSKGNDIFNMSYGDNNIEQISSDDPITLGALTAYKYGTRHLRDGKGALYVKAAGNGFSKLGRDPASVASCSMAVKLKVSCQDSNMNTDNSIPEVITVGALNANGKKTSYSTTGSSLWISAPGGEFGFDKDWIDANYQRFGRSVDWKTLRPSLGEPAIVTTDVMGSRYGMSKIVNSDSEFNLDDVFSIRNSFNAGTASDDDGNLLNPNFDYTNTMNGTSSATPVTSGSLALILEANPNLTWRDVKYIMAKTATKVDKDFVGVKVKLANQDEYQVEDGWTTNAAGFHFSNWYGFGRINVAEAVKLAKYYNVNLGNYVELPWHPARGFATSISVPVGAKGIVYNIPTVSKPNNMKIESVRAEVSIDSDYIGDVGIELTSPSGTKSIIWHVGNAFAGNGNLVKMPIQSNAFYGENSSGNWSVKIINAGLNSKNVTFKGIRLQFSGSKQPL; encoded by the coding sequence ATGAGTTTAAATGGCAAATATCTTGCGCTTTTTTCTGTATCTGCTTTTGCCGTTTCTTTTCTGTCATCATGCGGAAAATCAAATAATTCAGCAAATAATGCAGAAGATAAATATCTTTCTACACAAAACTCTAATGTTTTAAATGCTGGAGACACAGAAAGACATTGTACTGATTTATCTGATTCGTCAAAAAATCCTTTAGGGAAGTATCAATGGCACTTGAAAAATACAGGTCAAAAAGCTTTTGCAACCTCACCGGGTACTCCAGGTGAAGATATTAATGTTGATACAGTATTAAAAGATGATTGTATCAGTGGACAAGGAGTTAGTGTTGCAGTTGTTGATTCTGGCTTACAAATATCACATCCATCTTTAAAGAAAAATGTTGAAAATAATACTAAAGCAAGATCAATTAACTTCAGAGATAATCGCTTACTTAGCAATGATCCTTCCCCAGTTGCTGATGACGATGATGATCATGGAACAATGGTAAGTGGAATAATTGCAATGCGCAGTAATTTAGGTTTTGGAGGCTCGGGAGTTGCTCCTAGAGCGAAACTTACTGGCTACAATATTATTCAAGCAGAAGCTGGAGTTCAACAATTTCAAAATTTTGTTGATTCACTTGGTGGATCTGATGATTCAAAAGGTAATGATATTTTCAATATGAGTTATGGAGATAACAATATTGAGCAAATATCATCTGATGATCCCATTACTTTAGGGGCATTAACTGCATATAAATATGGAACAAGACATTTAAGAGATGGTAAAGGCGCTTTATACGTTAAGGCTGCTGGTAATGGATTTTCTAAATTAGGAAGAGATCCTGCAAGTGTAGCTTCATGCTCAATGGCTGTTAAGTTAAAAGTGTCTTGCCAAGATTCAAATATGAATACAGATAATTCTATACCAGAAGTCATCACTGTAGGCGCATTAAATGCAAATGGAAAGAAAACTAGTTATTCAACAACAGGATCATCTCTTTGGATAAGTGCTCCGGGAGGAGAATTTGGATTTGATAAAGATTGGATAGATGCAAATTATCAAAGATTTGGGAGATCTGTCGATTGGAAAACTTTAAGGCCATCACTCGGTGAACCAGCTATAGTAACAACTGATGTTATGGGCTCAAGATATGGAATGAGCAAAATTGTAAATTCAGATAGTGAATTTAATCTTGACGATGTTTTCAGTATAAGAAATTCATTTAATGCTGGTACAGCTTCAGATGATGATGGAAATCTTTTAAATCCTAATTTTGATTATACAAATACAATGAATGGTACTTCTTCTGCAACACCTGTTACTTCAGGAAGTTTAGCATTAATACTTGAAGCAAATCCAAATCTAACTTGGCGTGATGTGAAATATATAATGGCTAAAACTGCGACAAAAGTTGATAAAGATTTTGTAGGAGTAAAAGTTAAATTAGCAAATCAAGATGAATATCAAGTGGAAGATGGTTGGACAACAAATGCAGCTGGGTTTCATTTTTCAAACTGGTATGGATTCGGAAGAATTAATGTAGCTGAAGCTGTTAAATTAGCAAAATACTACAATGTTAATTTAGGAAACTATGTTGAACTTCCTTGGCATCCTGCTAGAGGATTTGCAACTTCGATTAGTGTGCCTGTAGGTGCAAAAGGAATTGTTTACAATATACCTACTGTAAGTAAACCAAATAATATGAAAATAGAATCGGTAAGAGCAGAAGTATCTATTGATAGCGATTATATTGGAGATGTTGGTATAGAATTAACTTCACCAAGTGGAACAAAAAGTATTATCTGGCATGTAGGAAATGCTTTTGCTGGAAATGGGAATTTAGTAAAAATGCCAATACAAAGTAACGCATTTTATGGGGAAAATAGTTCAGGAAACTGGTCTGTAAAAATTATAAATGCAGGATTAAATTCTAAAAATGTTACTTTTAAAGGAATTCGATTACAGTTTTCTGGTTCAAAACAGCCATTGTAA
- a CDS encoding 5-formyltetrahydrofolate cyclo-ligase, with protein sequence MRKLKDILNDKDINLPIPEQKKLLRKILLLEREKLFKQSTDVNWGAKQFFRALELLKIPEKQLKEQLATKRLFLACYFPIKFELDIARFAEEYWLFPAVREGKELLWFNYGDGKENYYTNKYGILEKKEEHCFEYNNSMPPMLCFIPGLAASREGYRLGYGGGYYDRFLNMNRNQITAVFCLPSEKFLFDDLPNESTDEKVDLIVW encoded by the coding sequence ATGAGAAAATTAAAAGATATTCTAAATGATAAAGACATTAATTTGCCTATTCCTGAACAAAAAAAGTTATTAAGAAAAATATTGCTTTTAGAAAGAGAAAAATTATTCAAACAGTCGACTGATGTTAATTGGGGAGCTAAACAATTCTTTCGGGCTCTAGAATTACTTAAAATTCCTGAAAAACAATTAAAAGAACAATTGGCAACTAAAAGACTTTTCTTAGCTTGTTATTTCCCAATTAAATTTGAACTTGATATAGCGCGATTTGCAGAAGAATATTGGTTATTTCCAGCAGTTCGGGAAGGGAAAGAACTTCTTTGGTTCAATTATGGTGATGGCAAGGAAAACTATTACACTAATAAGTACGGGATTTTAGAGAAAAAAGAGGAACATTGTTTTGAATACAATAATTCTATGCCCCCTATGTTGTGTTTTATCCCGGGATTAGCTGCGTCAAGGGAGGGTTATCGGCTTGGGTATGGAGGAGGGTATTATGACAGGTTTTTAAATATGAATCGAAACCAAATCACGGCAGTGTTTTGTCTTCCTTCTGAGAAATTTTTATTTGATGATCTGCCAAATGAAAGTACTGATGAAAAAGTAGACTTAATTGTATGGTAA
- a CDS encoding MotA/TolQ/ExbB proton channel family protein — MLNDIFLMYRNGEIIPFIILAFVSVGYIIIFEKFIILQFVYRINFEKFNTTIKKMLAANDMERARNFTKATSKTAVPMLTLKAIDAYENDPMRVRATVSEESLRFFPRVRRRISQLPNLAAASVLLGAIAAVQGIWSSFRMVEGLELGLKSFTFSNGLSHALLPLAISLVSAVLLMIPFGILDAIAWRLEAEMEHSLCVVLNILSPEMQPMFTGGASVATNQEEAESFSRSNLDGDGGHERMESKGKKDDSADAGLQEVPDEEEII, encoded by the coding sequence ATGCTAAATGACATTTTTTTAATGTACCGAAATGGTGAAATAATTCCTTTTATCATTTTAGCTTTTGTTTCTGTAGGCTATATAATTATCTTTGAAAAATTTATTATACTTCAATTTGTTTATCGCATTAATTTTGAAAAATTCAATACAACTATAAAAAAAATGCTTGCTGCAAATGACATGGAAAGAGCTAGAAATTTTACAAAAGCAACTTCAAAAACTGCCGTACCAATGCTCACTTTGAAGGCTATAGATGCATATGAAAATGACCCTATGCGGGTGAGGGCTACAGTATCGGAAGAAAGTCTCCGTTTTTTCCCAAGAGTGAGAAGAAGAATCAGTCAACTTCCAAATCTGGCGGCAGCGAGCGTCTTGCTTGGAGCGATTGCAGCAGTTCAAGGGATCTGGAGCTCATTTAGAATGGTTGAGGGATTAGAACTAGGATTAAAAAGCTTTACTTTTTCTAATGGTCTTTCACATGCGTTACTTCCTTTAGCAATTTCATTAGTTTCTGCAGTTTTACTAATGATCCCATTTGGAATTTTAGATGCAATTGCATGGAGGTTGGAAGCAGAAATGGAGCACAGTCTTTGTGTTGTTCTAAATATTCTATCTCCTGAAATGCAGCCAATGTTTACTGGTGGTGCTTCAGTAGCAACAAATCAAGAAGAAGCTGAAAGTTTTTCCAGAAGTAATTTAGATGGTGATGGTGGACACGAAAGAATGGAGTCGAAAGGGAAAAAAGATGATAGTGCCGATGCGGGTCTACAAGAGGTTCCTGACGAAGAAGAAATTATCTAG
- a CDS encoding AgmX/PglI C-terminal domain-containing protein — MPSNKKKILNQNTFLFLQVFQTGALQIEKKVKIDSLLMKKIKIGDKPKCDLFIPYARTLLEMVLFKIGRNKVDIILDPRLEGFLSTGNKFGNFKDFTSPRGSLLQLTSIEDPLAVSLDYGSRGKIQFNGFDITFKIEKENTIKYSPKVQGLERNIFQMPEYDVPIERKVIPISILATGLAFIPIIFWLLKAPLVPFAGIINLPDEIAIKIISPENIRLLPFVYKTKYDGNDNKKLAIFWIFELMKRWENAEIGKSSESVIPFLQNAHDYVDNSSKIENWEKTIYENNKNLEIQRTAKDADRYFSFLKTYPSISSSVSGLNGGSQYSVLLKRIDQLQKTDQAIIEYLDEEHIILKEFYAEKYKARKLGIVDPPSTGQVIGPQPDKSFITEFKNFKDAEREAAIAEESEYRKKMLEKYKFDKNNKNSIIWISQNSLIIPSDYRKKNDNFNFDLQYNNLMHNAYYSVGIFKIPPLPPPKATIDTQMVDFVIFNKKEEIRSCYNSAIRKHPGLQGTMTISWKILESGKAADVSVVESSIFDKNLIACLESRLLVWNFPKPKNGFVTVTYPFQFIITKNK; from the coding sequence ATGCCAAGCAACAAGAAAAAAATATTAAATCAAAACACATTTTTATTTCTCCAAGTTTTTCAAACTGGTGCTTTACAAATTGAAAAAAAAGTTAAAATTGATTCTTTATTAATGAAAAAAATAAAAATAGGTGATAAACCAAAATGTGATTTATTTATCCCATATGCACGTACGTTACTTGAAATGGTATTATTTAAAATAGGAAGAAACAAAGTCGATATTATTTTAGACCCAAGACTTGAAGGATTTTTATCAACTGGGAATAAATTTGGAAACTTTAAAGACTTCACTTCACCAAGAGGATCACTACTACAACTTACTTCTATAGAAGATCCCTTAGCTGTTTCTTTAGATTATGGTTCTAGAGGAAAAATTCAATTTAATGGTTTTGACATCACCTTTAAAATTGAAAAAGAAAATACAATAAAATATTCCCCAAAAGTTCAAGGTCTAGAAAGAAATATTTTTCAAATGCCTGAATATGATGTACCAATAGAAAGAAAGGTAATTCCAATAAGCATTTTAGCAACAGGACTAGCTTTTATACCTATTATTTTTTGGTTGTTAAAAGCGCCTCTTGTTCCTTTTGCAGGTATAATTAATTTACCTGATGAAATAGCAATAAAAATAATTTCTCCTGAAAATATAAGATTATTACCATTTGTATACAAAACAAAATACGATGGAAATGATAATAAAAAATTAGCGATATTTTGGATTTTTGAACTGATGAAAAGATGGGAAAATGCTGAAATTGGAAAAAGTTCAGAATCGGTAATTCCATTTCTGCAAAATGCACATGATTATGTTGATAATTCAAGTAAGATAGAAAATTGGGAAAAAACAATATACGAAAATAATAAAAATTTAGAAATACAAAGAACAGCAAAAGATGCTGATAGATACTTTTCTTTTTTAAAAACATATCCCTCCATATCTAGTTCTGTATCTGGACTAAACGGTGGATCTCAATATTCAGTTTTATTAAAAAGAATAGATCAATTACAAAAAACTGATCAAGCAATTATTGAATATTTAGATGAAGAACATATTATACTGAAAGAGTTTTATGCAGAAAAATATAAAGCAAGAAAGTTAGGAATAGTAGATCCTCCATCAACTGGACAAGTCATTGGACCGCAACCTGATAAATCTTTTATAACGGAATTTAAAAACTTTAAAGATGCTGAAAGAGAAGCTGCTATTGCAGAAGAATCAGAATATAGAAAAAAAATGTTAGAAAAGTATAAATTTGACAAAAACAATAAAAATTCAATTATTTGGATATCGCAAAATAGCCTGATAATCCCTTCTGATTATAGAAAGAAAAATGATAACTTTAATTTTGATTTACAATACAATAATTTAATGCACAACGCGTATTATTCAGTCGGTATTTTTAAAATTCCTCCACTTCCTCCTCCAAAAGCGACAATTGACACTCAAATGGTAGATTTTGTTATTTTTAATAAGAAAGAAGAAATAAGATCTTGTTACAATTCAGCAATTAGAAAGCATCCGGGTTTGCAAGGAACTATGACTATCAGTTGGAAAATACTTGAATCAGGAAAAGCTGCTGATGTTTCAGTAGTTGAATCAAGCATTTTTGATAAAAATTTGATAGCTTGTCTTGAATCAAGACTTTTGGTGTGGAATTTTCCAAAACCAAAAAATGGATTTGTAACTGTTACTTATCCTTTTCAGTTTATTATTACAAAGAACAAATGA
- a CDS encoding ribonuclease J: MDSNFLKIIPLGGCGEIGMNMTILNVIDKFYFIDCGALFPDPSNVGVDLILPDTKFIEENQIQPEAWLITHGHEDHIGALPFIYKKFPAPIYGTEFTIELIKSKFEEAEIYDAIFNVWNYFEPAYFRNIKLTIFPVNHSIAQASGFFIETKLGNILHMGDFRIDKNPPEKTMTHENIKKVTEGKTVTLMMSDSTNSFQLGTDFSEADVSPQFIEYLEKEKGVVLIATFASNIWRLQSILEAAYLTGRKVAFLGKSLLKNTEIAGRLNLLNVHNNVFIDIADIKNFPRNEVCLICTGSQGESFSGLHRIAWNNINEFKIDEKDTVIFSSRMIPGNEKQIDSLITQFTRIGCKVVTAKENNSIHVSGHGYQEDLIKCIETVKPESFLPVHGTYRHLKKHREIAVSCGVDPQNAYLAENGDVVVVGPKLMGVVDTVTSGRDYVCPGGIFSQSSQIYKDRIALAHGGIVVVSLNFEANNYNLVSDPVVVVKGVPIDSKELAKKVPMIFNNVFDQCAKKRTFSPEILQEDMRVAIRRFIEKRLNFKTNVLIIFQHI, encoded by the coding sequence ATGGATTCTAATTTTCTTAAAATCATCCCACTTGGAGGTTGTGGTGAAATCGGGATGAATATGACAATTTTAAATGTCATAGATAAATTTTATTTTATAGATTGTGGTGCATTATTTCCTGATCCATCAAATGTAGGTGTTGATCTAATTCTGCCTGATACTAAGTTTATAGAAGAAAACCAAATTCAGCCAGAAGCTTGGCTAATAACCCATGGTCACGAAGATCATATTGGAGCTCTTCCCTTTATTTATAAAAAATTCCCTGCACCAATTTATGGAACAGAATTTACAATAGAATTAATTAAGTCTAAATTTGAAGAAGCTGAAATTTATGACGCAATATTTAATGTGTGGAATTATTTTGAGCCCGCATATTTTAGAAATATAAAATTAACAATATTTCCTGTAAATCATAGTATTGCTCAGGCATCAGGATTTTTTATTGAAACCAAATTAGGCAATATTCTACATATGGGTGATTTTCGCATCGATAAAAATCCACCTGAAAAAACAATGACTCATGAAAACATAAAAAAAGTAACTGAAGGAAAAACTGTTACTTTAATGATGAGTGACAGCACAAATTCTTTCCAATTAGGAACAGACTTCAGCGAAGCAGATGTTTCTCCCCAATTTATTGAATACTTAGAAAAGGAAAAAGGGGTTGTATTAATAGCAACATTTGCAAGTAATATTTGGAGACTACAAAGTATATTAGAAGCGGCTTATTTAACTGGTAGGAAAGTTGCATTTTTAGGTAAATCACTTTTAAAAAATACTGAAATTGCTGGCCGTTTAAATTTACTTAATGTTCATAATAATGTTTTTATTGATATTGCTGACATTAAAAATTTTCCCCGCAATGAGGTTTGCTTAATTTGTACAGGTAGTCAGGGCGAATCTTTTTCAGGATTGCATCGTATTGCATGGAATAATATTAATGAATTTAAAATTGATGAGAAAGATACTGTTATTTTTTCCTCCAGAATGATTCCAGGGAATGAAAAACAAATTGATAGCCTCATTACCCAATTCACAAGAATTGGCTGCAAAGTAGTTACAGCAAAAGAAAATAATTCCATTCATGTGAGTGGTCATGGATATCAAGAAGATTTAATTAAATGTATTGAAACAGTTAAGCCAGAAAGTTTTTTACCTGTCCATGGTACTTATAGACACCTCAAAAAACACCGAGAAATAGCCGTTTCCTGTGGTGTTGATCCACAAAATGCATATTTAGCTGAAAATGGTGATGTAGTTGTTGTCGGACCCAAATTAATGGGAGTAGTAGACACCGTAACAAGCGGTAGAGATTATGTCTGTCCAGGTGGAATATTTTCTCAATCTAGTCAAATTTATAAAGACAGAATTGCTTTGGCACATGGAGGTATTGTTGTTGTATCTCTGAATTTCGAAGCAAATAACTACAATTTGGTAAGCGATCCTGTTGTTGTTGTGAAAGGCGTTCCCATTGATAGTAAAGAATTAGCAAAAAAAGTTCCTATGATTTTTAATAATGTTTTTGATCAATGCGCAAAAAAAAGAACTTTTTCTCCTGAGATACTCCAAGAAGATATGCGAGTTGCGATTAGACGATTTATAGAAAAACGCTTAAACTTTAAGACAAATGTATTAATAATATTCCAGCACATATAA